A genomic segment from Capra hircus breed San Clemente chromosome 15, ASM170441v1, whole genome shotgun sequence encodes:
- the LOC102184358 gene encoding LOW QUALITY PROTEIN: olfactory receptor 482-like (The sequence of the model RefSeq protein was modified relative to this genomic sequence to represent the inferred CDS: inserted 1 base in 1 codon) yields MDQKPQAPDNGSGASIKSQEGPQMGVVVSNGCCNKVPQSSRSSTRSYFFLSVLSIIASSFFTVNTPGLLWGLLASSQPISFAGCVVQMALTALHGTAECLILAVMAYHRLAAVCHALLYHSLTAPRLCVQLVAATYTASVASSALLTRTVFRLPHCGPXIINHYFCDIPPVLQLACRDAAQAEAVIFPSAALVILLTIAVTLVSYAYIPVTVCTMRSLKAQSKALSTCASHLALLCLFYGTTTSMYTQPSSCSSSEQNEVVSDFHMVTIPSLNPLIYSLRNTDVKAALKKRCLSLPPS; encoded by the exons ATGGATCAGAAACCCCAGGCTCCTGACAACGGCTCAGGAGCCTCCATCAAGAGCCAGGAGGGTCCCCAGATGGGAGTGGTGGTCTCCAACGGCTGTTGTAACAAAGTTCCACAAAGC AGCCGCAGCTCCACACGCTCGTACTTCTTCCTGAGCGTGCTTTCCATCATAGCCTCCTCCTTCTTCACGGTGAACACCCCTGGGCTGCTGTGGGGCTTGCTCGCCTCCAGCCAGCCCATCTCCTTCGCAGGCTGCGTGGTCCAGATGGCCCTCACGGCGCTCCACGGCACCGCCGAGTGTCTGATCCTGGCCGTCATGGCCTACCACCGACTCGCCGCCGTCTGCCACGCTCTCCTCTACCACAGCCTCACGGCCCCACGTCTCTGTGTCCAGCTGGTGGCGGCCACCTACACAGCTTCTGTTGCCAGTTCAGCTTTGCTGACCAGGACCGTCTTCAGGCTGCCCCACTGTGGCC AAATCATTAACCACTATTTCTGTGACATCCCCCCGGTGCTCCAGCTCGCCTGCAGAGACGCAGCCCAGGCTGAGGCCGTCATCTTCCCGTCCGCTGCCCTGGTTATCCTCCTTACCATCGCCGTTACCCTGGTCTCCTATGCCTACATCCCGGTTACCGTCTGCACGATGCGTTCCCTCAAAGCTCAGAGCAAAGCCCTCTCCACGTGCGCCTCCCACCTCgccctcctctgcctcttctacgGCACCACCACCTCTATGTACACCCAGCCAAGCTCTTGCAGCTCCTCGGAACAGAACGAGGTGGTGTCTGACTTCCACATGGTGACCATCCCCTCGCTGAACCCTCTGATCTACAGCCTGAGGAATACAGACGTGAAGGCTGCTCTGAAGAAGAGATGCCTCAGCCTGCCGCCTTCCTAA